CTGTagccttaattgcctaccgtctgtaagctgttagtgtcttaacgaccgttccacaggtgcatgttcattaaccgtttatggttcattgaacgtTTAAACCATttataatgaagatctgtgaagttatttggatttttacgaattatctttgaaagacagggtcctgaaaaagggacgtttcataaatataaataaaacacacataaacagtcaaaagtttgaacacacgtACACATTCACGGGTTCTTTATGttgaccattttctacattgtagaataatagtgaagacatcaaaactatgaaataacacatatggaaacatgtagtaaccaaaagaaagttttaaacaaatcaaaaaaaaatgggggagattcttcaaagtagccaggctttgccttgatgacagctttgcacactcttgacattctctcacccaccttcacctggaatacttttccaactgtcttgaaggagttcccacatatgctaagcactttttggctgcttttccttcactctgcagtccaactcatcccaaaccatcttaattgggttgaggtcgagtgattgtggaggccaggtcatctgatgcagcactccaccactctccttgGTTGAATAGCCCTACCACAGCCTGGagctgtgttgggtcattgtcctgttggaaaacaaatgatagtcccactaagtggaatcatgatgggatggcgtatcactgcagaatgctgtgttagccatgctggtttaaGTGTagcttgaattttaaataaatcactgacagcgtcaccagcaaagcagcccTACACCATAACActtcctcctccgtgcttcacggtgggaaccacacatgcagaaataatccattcacctactctgtctcaAAGACACGGCGGTAGGAACAAAAAACCTcacattttgactcatcagaccaaaggacagattttggtgtcctttagtagtggtttctttgcagcaatttgaccatgaagacctgattcacgcagtctcctctgaacagttgatgttgagatgtgtttgttacttgaactctgaagcatttatttgggctgcaatctgaggctggtaagtctaatgaatgtatcctctgcagcagaggtaactctgggtcttcctttcctgtagcggtcctcatgagagccagttagatcatagcgcttgatggcttttgcaactgcacttgaagaaactttcaaagttcttgacattttccgccctgactgaccttcatgtcttaaagtaatgatgggctttcatttctctttgctaatttgagctgttcttgccataatatgggcttcgtcttttaccaaatagggctatcttctgtataccaatcctaccttgtcacaacaaatcaaatgttatttatcaCATACGCcgaagtcaggaagttaaagcttggtcgcaaatggatcttccaaatggacaatgaccccaagcatacttccaaagttgtggcaaaatggcttaaggacaacaaagtcaaggtattggagtggccatcacaaagccctgacctcaatcctatagaacatttgtgggcagaactgaaaaagcatgtgcgagcaaggaggccgacaaacctgtctcagttacaccagctctgtcaggaggaatgggccgaaattcacccaacttattgtggaaagcttgtggaaggctacccgaaatgtttgacccaagttaaacaatttaaaggcaatgctaccaaatactaattgagtatgtaaatctctgaccactgggaatgtgatgaaataaatcaatcattctatctactattattctgacatttcacattcttaaaataaaatggtgatccgaaatgacctaaaacagggaatttttactaggattaaatgtcaggaattgtgaaaaactgagtttaaatgcatttggctaaggtgtatgtaaacttccgacttcaactattatgcatgggaatactttggaacagattcccCCCCATACACTATgcacaatacctattttgccaattggcctggaccccttttactgccgataCGGAGCCCAATTCATCACGACTGGATTACCAACGTAATCTGCCCGAGGGGTtttttcaacaggctcctccgtcgcgatgtcccctgaatgcccatctgctagccatggcccgctagctgtctagagcatatcggactgttagctgaagaggtccatcagccaatttcttgggctactatacccattttgccaattggcctggacccttttactacacggagccctgctgatccatcacaactggtctgccaacgtaaccgcacgagggggctacaacagacgtcctccgtcgcgacgtccctcaAAAGCCATTCTGCTAGCaacggcccgctagctgtctgaatcgccgtgcctCCAGCTCGCCCAGCtactccctaatgtcaatatgccttgtccattgctgttttggttagtgattagtcttatttcactgtagagcctccagccctgctcaatattcCTTAGCTAACCCATttgttccaccacccacacatgcgctgacctcacctggtttaaatggtgtctctagagacaatacctctcatcgtcactcaatgcctaggtttacctccactgtattcacatcctaccatacctttgtctgtacattatgccttgaatctattctaccgagccaagaaacctgctccttttactctctgttccgaacgtactagacgatcAGTTCTTATAGCCGTTagtcgtacccttatcctactcctcctctggtgatgtagaggttaatcaaagccctgcagtgcctagctctactcctattccccaggcgctctcatttgttgacttctgtaatcgtAAAAGCCTTtgttttcatgcatgttaacattagaagcctcctccataagtttgttttattcactgctttagcacaccctgccaacccggatgtcctagccgtgtctgaatcctggcttaggaaggccaccaaaaccctgacatttccatccctaaccataacattttccgacaagatagaactgccaaaggaggCGGAGGTGCAATctcctgcagagttctgtcttactatctaggtctatgcccaaacaatttgagcttctacttttaaaaatccaccttttcagaaacaagtctctcaccgttgccacttgctatagaccacattctgcccccagctgtgccctggacaccatatgtgaattgattgccccccccatccatcttcagagcttgtgctgttaggtgacctaaactgggacatgcttaacaccccggccatcctacaatctaagcgtgatgccctcaatctcacacaatttatcaatgaacctaccaggtacaaccccaaatccataaacacgggcaccctcatagatatcatcctaaccaacctgccctccaaatacacctctgctgtcttcaaccaggatctcagcgatcactgcctgcgTTCGTAATGGGTCTGCAGTCAAACGACCATCcctcactgtcaaacgctccctaaaacacttcagcgaggcctttctaatcgacctggcccgggtatccttgaaggatattgacctcattccgtcagtagaggatgcctggttattctttaaaagtgctttcctcaccatcttaaataagcatgccccattcaaaacatttagaaccaggaacagatatagcccttggttcactccagacctgactgcccttgaccagctcaaaaacatcctgtggcgtactgcattagcagcaaatagcccccgcgatatgcaacttttcagggaagttaggaaccaatatacacaggcagttaggaaagcaacgGCTAGCTTTTtccaagcagaaatttgcatcctgtagcacaaactccaaaaagttctgagacactaaagtccatggagaataagaacacctcctcccagctgcccactgcactgaggctaggaaacactgtcaccacccataaatccacgataatagagaatttcaataagcatttttctacggctggccatgctttccacatgGCTTCTCCTACCCCAATCAACagcctgcaccccccacagcaacttggccaagcctcccccatttctacttcacccaaatccagacctgactgcccttgaccagcacaaaaacatcctgtggcgttctgcattagcatcaaatagcccccgtgatatgcaacttttcagggaagttagaaaccaatatacacaggcagttaggaaagctaaggctagctttttcaagcagaaatttgcatctgctatgctttatcttgggcaggtcgcagttgcaaatgagaacttgttctcaactagcctacctggttaaataaaggtgaaaaaaaaaatccagatagctgatgttctgaaagagctgcaaaatctggactcctacaaatcagccgggctagacaatctgaaccctctctttctaaaatgatccgccgcaattgttgcaacccctattcctagcctgttcaacctctctttcgtatcgtctgagatccccaaagattggaaagctgccgcggtcatccccctcttcaaagggggagacactctagacccaaactgttatagacctatatccatcctgccctgcgtttctaaaatcttcgaaagccaagttaacaaacagaacaccgaccatttcgaatcccaccgtaccttctccactatgcaatctgatttcagagctggtcatgggtgcacctcagccacaccaaggtcctaaacgatatcataaacgccatcgataagagacaatactgtgcagccgtcttcatcgacctggccaaggctttcgactctgtcaatcaccgcattcttatcggcagactcaacagccttggtttctcaaatgactgcctcgcctggttcaccaagtacttctcagagttcagtgtgtcaaatcggagagcctgttgtctggacctctggcagtctatgggggtgccacaggattcaattctcgggccgactctcttctctgtatacatttttatttatttaaccaggtaggctagttgagaacaagttctcatttgcaactgcgacctggccaaaataaagcaaagcagtttgacacatgcaacacagagttacatatggaataaacaaacatacaatcaataacagtagaaaaatctatatacagcatgtgcaaatgaggtaggataagagaggtaaggcaataaataattacaatatagcaattaaacactggagtggtagggtgtgcagaagatgaatgtgcaagtagagatactggggtgcaaaggagcaagataaataaataaatacagtatggggatgaggtagattggatgggctatttacagatgagctatgtacaggtgcagtgatctgtgagctgctttgacaactggtgcttaaagctagtgagagaggtaagagtctccagcttcagatatttttgcagtttgttccagtcattggcagcagagaactggaaggagacatcaatgatgtctctcttgctgctggtgattctatgatccacctctacacagacgacaccattctgtatacttctggcccttctttggacacttaactaacctccagacgagcttcaatgccgttacaactctccttccgtggcctccaactgctcttaaatacaagtaaaactaaatgaatgctcttcaaccgatcactgcccgcacctgcctgcccgtccagcatcactactctggacggttctgacttagaatataaATCTagtcagcttcctatttcgcaacaaagcatccttcactcatacctccaaacatatcctcgtaaaactgactatcctaccgatcctggaCTTTGGCGatgccatttacaaaatagcctccaacactctactcagcaaacccactggctccaggtcatctacaagtctttgctaggtaaagccccaccttatctcagctcactggtcactatagcagcacccacccatagcacgcgctccagcagatatatttcactggtcacccccaaaggcaaatcctcctttggccgcctttccttccagttctctgctgccaatgactgggacgaattattaaaaaaataaatcactgaagctggagtcttatttctccttcactaactttaagcaccagcttcTGCAcattatcactccagtgtttaattgctaaattgtaattatttcgccactatggcctatttattgccttacctcatctgcacacactgtatatagactttttctattgtgttattgactgtatgtttgtttattccatgtgtaactctgttgttgtttgtgtcgcactgctttgctttattttggccaggtcgcagttgtaaatgagaacttgttctcgactagcctacctggttaaataaaaggtggagaaaaacaacaaaaaaacactttgGAACAGGGAACCCAGCCATACACTATGCAGCGATGAAGAGCTAATGTGTTGGGATAAATGTTACCTGTTTGAGCTTGTAGTCTGCGGAGGTTATAGCCCCCTGGCCCAACAAAGCGTGCTCGTCTGGAGACTGGGACTCTGACATTTTCTACAACAGACAGGAAAAATACCTTGAAAGCAAAATACATAAATAATGGGAATCAAAAAGGACTAGCAACCAAGAGTCTTACCGACAACCGGACCATTCTCCTTTCTGTTAGCTCTGGGCTTGGCAATGGTATTGTTCATGATGACCAAAATCTCCCTCTTGGCAACTGTAAGGATATGAGATTGAAATGGGGGTGGTGACTTTGATATTGATCTCTCTAGAGAATGAATAGATAGCTATTTATGGGGCATGTCTTTCATGTCACCTGTGGCTTGCTGAATAGCCTCCATTACAAGTTTCAGAGGTAAGCCTGGAATCTTCACATCAGCCTAGGAGGAAGCATACATTATAGCAAAAAGAAACAGTCAACAAAAAACGACAGCAGAGAGAAACCAATGGATGTTCAGCTACAGTACCTGTAAGGCATTGATACCCTTATTTGTTCCAGCCAGTTTGAAGTCCATGTCTCCTAGGTAATCCTCGATTCCCTGTTGTGACAGAAAACACAAATAAAACAGTTCTACAGAAAGGGGATCTTATGATTATAGTACACGTGGTATTCCATAGAAAATGTAGTTCGCTTTAGGAATGGTGAGAAAAATACTAGTAATATTGGGTACCAGAATATCAGTCAGTATTCGGTAGTCCTGGATTTCCGATGGCTTCTCTGGGTTTGCCTTGGAGATAAGTCCAATAGCTACACCTGCCACAGCTGATGTAATAGGCACACCTGGAACACAGAAGTGCTATGTTTCACTGTAAATGAAAGAATAATCAACAAAAATGTAAAAGCGTTAAGTATTGTACCAGCATCCATCAAAGCCAGACTGCCTCCACATGCTGACGCCATCGACGAGGAACCTGAGAGAACGAGAGTGCGCTCATCATACAATCATTGAAATGAGTAAGATTGGGCAATTAAGCTTATAATAATAAGTGGTCTAAAAAAATATAGAAGCAAAATGGAGGTCATCCACAGAACTCACCATTAGACTCCAAAACCTCAGAGGTGACTCTAATAGTGAAGGGGAAGTCTTTTGGGATGACAGGTCTCAGAGCCTTCTCCGCCAGTGCCCCTGtcaacatagaaacagaatatTATTTAAATAGTCACATGAACTTAGGCATGCCACCCACACACTACCCATGGGCATATTTTAATCCATTCCAACATACTAACCATGACCAAGCTCTCTCCTGTTCATTCCACTCATCTTTCCAATCTCATTGGTTGCGTAAGgaggaaactgaaacagaaaaaGTTCATTTCAGCCCATGCAGATTTTGTTCTGCAATACCAAACCAATAAGCAAATCCTACTGGAATCCTTATTATTTACATATTGTGATACTCACCTCATAGTGAAGCATGAAATTCTTGTCTTTGACTCCACTGTTAAAAGAGAGCAACTCGTTTcagctaatatatatatatatatacatacacactacaTTTAACACTTGCTTGAAACTTGCATTCAAAAGGATTGTAATTAATAATGTACAAGTTTACCTTAATGCTGTAGTAATGATGTCTGTTTTAATACTGGACTCCAAGGAGTCAAATGTTACAGAGCACAGAACCTAGACAGAAAAGGCTTTACTAACTAGGCTAGATACAATGAAAAACAACCCAAAACAAATCAGACTCCGCAAATATATTTCTCCTCAATTCAACTTTCCAATGTCCCCAAAATGAATAGCACGCCTACACTGTGCACTTCTTTATAACGCCAGATCCCTACCTGTGTCTGTCCCCTCTGGAAAAGTGCAGACCCATGAAGGGGCTTAAAGACGTCTGCCTCACAGGAAATATTTCTTAATGAAGTCAGGTTTCTTCCATCACACCTTTAAAACAAGGACATTATTAATGACATTAATGACACTTTTCTAAATACTACTGAGACATGCATTATTTTTACCTCCTATATTCATTCAAAACCAGATTGCGGAAGACCTCTTTGGAAACCATGTTGAAGGATTCCATCACCTCATAAGGTTCTGCATGAGGATATTTCTCTACAGAATGTAGGCGGTTAGACAGTAACAGTATGTAGGCGGTTAGacagtaaacaaacacacacaagactTTGGATGTTGCAAAAATCTTGTAACATAACATTTATTTGTGTccccctgttgcaggataactttcctgcaattcaggaaatgtaaaactttgtgtatttgaggtttaaaaatgcttctgaagtttgtaatttccactttgaaattggacttgattttccctcacgaaaaatgtatcaacccctacaaaaatgtccattagttataattcacatttcctgtttctgcaggattattttcctgctgtagcaaactggctcaaattaagatcctacatctgtatatagCAATGATACATACCTTTCATTTGTTCCTCTGTTTCTAGTCGCACTTTGTTAATGGCGTCATCTCTGGAAATCTGAAACACAATAAGTTACTGATTTTATTGAATGAAAAAGTACAACCAAAACACAATAGCAAAAACAACCAGACATAAATACTTACCTTGTCATGAGTGAAGTCTGTGAAAACAGCATAGATCTTTTCAGAGGCCAATCTGAAAGCAAAACCGTGTGCTGTCATgtaaccattaaaaaaaaaaaaagtaagaaaTATGAGAAATATCAAGTCAGAAAGAAATATCTTACTGTCGTGTGTGCTCAATCATTTCCTCGGGCGCAGAAAATATTTTGGGAGGGGTGCGCTTGGTCACTTTTGCTTCTCTGGCCATCTGCTGAATAGCCAATATGATCTGCTGTGTGTGCTTCACACCAACCTTGACTGCATGACAGAAGTCCTGCTGCAACACATTCTCAGCAGATGCCTCGATCATCACTAAGACAAAAAATATGTTTAATTTTTTCGGGGTGGTAGAGAGGATCCTGTAGGAAAAAGGGATGTGTGATATAGCTGGATTACAGTACTAACCCACTTGGCTGAGAGGTGCTCCAGCCACTATCAGATTGATAGTGCTGGAAGCCATTTGCTTTCGTGTTGGGTTCACCAGGAACTCGCCATCCACCAGGCCAATGCGCACTGCACCTAAAACATCCACGAAACACAGACCATATAGTAAAAGCCACATACATGCGAAGAAAAACAAAAGGACAAAGATCTTTATGAGATACTAACCAATGGGCCCATTCCAGGGAATGTCAGAAAGGGTAAGGGCAGCAGAGGCTGTAGGGAAGTTAAATAGTTAATGTTATCACTGGATGTCAAACAAAGATCATGTGAATGATTTCCTTGTAGAAACAATCTCTCCTCACCTCCATTGATAGCCAGTACATCTGGATCATTAACACCATCAACTGCCAACAGGTTACACAGGACCTGAAAATATACACCGCAGGACTAAAATCAAGAGCATAGCTTGTAATAACAGTGTAAACATATCCGTAATGAACCTACATAAGTACAACAATAACTACAAATACTGACTCACCTGAGTATCATAGAAATAACCAGCAGGAAAAAGGGGTCTGATTGCCCTGTCTGAGGTGAGACAATAAAAAAGATACAGTTAAGTCTGCTAATGGTATTTGCACTAAATCTAATATAGAACTGGAGTAAGAGTTAAGGCATAGGAGTTAGAATCATCTTCTCACCTATTAGCCTACTAGTCAGAATCTCATTTTCAGTGGTGCCCAACTCCCGCCGCAAGTGGTTAGTGGGGATTCTACCAGCAGCAGCTGCTTTCTGTCTGTAGTCCACCTGTCAATCAAAAACACACCATTCTAGCCAAGGGACCTGAATCACGCCAAGGGACCTGAATCACTCCAAGGGACCTGAAACAACTATGTTATAGCCTACTACACTAAAGAGATTATCACACACAATGAACCATCCCACATGGAAGATAAAAAGCAGCTTTTAAATATGTTTGAAGTGCATTGAAAAAAATGATATGACCCCACTTACAATAGAAATTAAGTATTAACTTACCACTAGTGGCATAAATTGGGAGGGGGACGGTTTCGTTTTGCTGACAGCTGTCACCATCACTGTTGTATCCCCAAGCTGGAAAAAGAGGTGGAATTCATCAGAGTAACTGGTCTGAGCATCTTGTGCATATTCACTTACAAACTCTCAAAACATTATTATGATTTATACCTGCACAACAGCCGACCCATCTGCAAATCTGGCAAGTTTCCCTGTTGAGATCTCAAGTTTTCTTCAAAAGAGGGCAAATCAGAACACATCTGAAGTTAAGAGTGAATTGATGGGAGTCAATTAACCATTCATAACTGCAACGCAGATTTAGGAGGACGCGGACAAATATCCTATGCATATTCCGTTTTATAAATATATCTGACTCAGACTATGCACACCACTGCGTTGAATAATGAACTTGAAGCCTTGGCCCACAGGCTTGACCGGCTATCACTGAGTAACGTTAtgttagtagctagctagctaagtcagaCGTATACTTACTTCTCACCCAAGTTCACGCCCACTTTTTGTATCGTTCCATGGCTGTTCCAGACACTTTGGTGGCACAACCGCACATTTAGTCTGGCCAGCGTGGGCCCAAGCCTCAGTAATTGTTTCATATTCAAGTACAAGCTACCATGAGATATACTTTTCAATTGAACATGAAGCCTTTACACAATTTTGCTGCCATTACAGTTCATCACATGCACGGAAGTACGTCACAAATAAATAGCGTCCTGTGATTGGACAAAAGACGTTCCACCATAtctgattggacattatttgtgCATCTCCAAAACAAGGCGTTGCAACTGGGAGGACAATCCGTGACTTGCAGATAGAGCGCATGACCGGGGGTCATAGGGTCTGAGCAAGCGAATCCGAGAGAAAGGGCGCGCTTGTTTGAAATGGAAAAGCGTCACGGTTGCTATTGATGAAGAACATCATGATGAAGCAGCTGATTTACAAGTGGGATGCACTGTTGAGCGCTACATCCCGAGTGGTTCGTGCTGATTGTACGGAGATTGTGACAGCCGGTTAAATGGCGTCCCTTGACATGAcaagaacaagatgtatgtcaggagaagtgcagtattatcataagggGAGCCAAACTTGGAATAtgaaggaggaatggaggggggaaagagaggcagaggaggtctaagaaagagggaggaagagggtgaaCTTGAGTCGGTTAAAAATGGCAGGAAAAAAGtgagatggtttgttaaagaagGATGGTAGAAAGTGCAAGCACAGTGAGTTGAAGACAGGgcgagaaatggaagtgaatgagggcgaaGTATCGGAGGTGGTAGGTATGGTGAACTCGGAGCCTGAGGCTTGCACTgagggtcaggataaagatgagtctgtgacagtaggagtgaagtttttggaaaaagtggacccttttcttttggctgatccatttgtggtttcagggtgggtgaaaagAGTTGAgtgctgtggaatcggtgagggtaaccagaagtggtcttgtgataattgtttgtgtttctgctggtcagagggagcaACTGCTCCTTGTTAAACTAATGTGGGCAAGagatgtgaattgttttgctctcaagaaaagggtgccattgaaAGGAGGGATTTACAAGGGTAGCGGTAAATGtgaaagttgaccaactgaaggggaagattcccggtgtttgtgatgctcgtcaTTTGGTGTGACGCAGACAGGGTGGAGTGAGTGGAGAAACAGAGtgattgtctgttcttttgagttttgatgttgagtctttgcctgACAAAGTGATGgtaggatatataagttatcctgtacaGGCTTTTGTGCCAaatacattacgttgttacaggtgtcaagcttatgggcatgtggcagcagtgggaaggagggaggttcgtaggtgtgcagaagggcatgagacaggaatgtgtagcattggggaaagtggTATGTGTTCATTGTAGaggtgcccatggggctgggaATCAGAAATGTCCAgtgtgagagaggcaggttgaggtttccagggttagagtagagcagaagtagaggaagatgggtcaagggggagggatcctgagagtgGTAAGAGTACCCAATACAGAGGGATAAACCAAGTG
This portion of the Salvelinus namaycush isolate Seneca chromosome 22, SaNama_1.0, whole genome shotgun sequence genome encodes:
- the LOC120017953 gene encoding polyribonucleotide nucleotidyltransferase 1, mitochondrial-like isoform X3 is translated as MKQLLRLGPTLARLNVRLCHQSVWNSHGTIQKVGVNLGEKKLEISTGKLARFADGSAVVQLGDTTVMVTAVSKTKPSPSQFMPLVVDYRQKAAAAGRIPTNHLRRELGTTENEILTSRLIDRAIRPLFPAGYFYDTQVLCNLLAVDGVNDPDVLAINGASAALTLSDIPWNGPIGAVRIGLVDGEFLVNPTRKQMASSTINLIVAGAPLSQVVMIEASAENVLQQDFCHAVKVGVKHTQQIILAIQQMAREAKVTKRTPPKIFSAPEEMIEHTRQLASEKIYAVFTDFTHDKISRDDAINKVRLETEEQMKEKYPHAEPYEVMESFNMVSKEVFRNLVLNEYRRCDGRNLTSLRNISCEADVFKPLHGSALFQRGQTQVLCSVTFDSLESSIKTDIITTALSGVKDKNFMLHYEFPPYATNEIGKMSGMNRRELGHGALAEKALRPVIPKDFPFTIRVTSEVLESNGSSSMASACGGSLALMDAGVPITSAVAGVAIGLISKANPEKPSEIQDYRILTDILGIEDYLGDMDFKLAGTNKGINALQADVKIPGLPLKLVMEAIQQATVAKREILVIMNNTIAKPRANRKENGPVVENVRVPVSRRARFVGPGGYNLRRLQAQTGQ
- the LOC120017953 gene encoding polyribonucleotide nucleotidyltransferase 1, mitochondrial-like isoform X1, translating into MKQLLRLGPTLARLNVRLCHQSVWNSHGTIQKVGVNLGEKKLEISTGKLARFADGSAVVQLGDTTVMVTAVSKTKPSPSQFMPLVVDYRQKAAAAGRIPTNHLRRELGTTENEILTSRLIDRAIRPLFPAGYFYDTQVLCNLLAVDGVNDPDVLAINGASAALTLSDIPWNGPIGAVRIGLVDGEFLVNPTRKQMASSTINLIVAGAPLSQVVMIEASAENVLQQDFCHAVKVGVKHTQQIILAIQQMAREAKVTKRTPPKIFSAPEEMIEHTRQLASEKIYAVFTDFTHDKISRDDAINKVRLETEEQMKEKYPHAEPYEVMESFNMVSKEVFRNLVLNEYRRCDGRNLTSLRNISCEADVFKPLHGSALFQRGQTQVLCSVTFDSLESSIKTDIITTALSGVKDKNFMLHYEFPPYATNEIGKMSGMNRRELGHGALAEKALRPVIPKDFPFTIRVTSEVLESNGSSSMASACGGSLALMDAGVPITSAVAGVAIGLISKANPEKPSEIQDYRILTDILGIEDYLGDMDFKLAGTNKGINALQADVKIPGLPLKLVMEAIQQATVAKREILVIMNNTIAKPRANRKENGPVVENVRVPVSRRARFVGPGGYNLRRLQAQTGVTISQVDEETFSVFAPTPGAMNEAQEFITEICKDDQEQQLEFGAVYTATIMEIRDSGVMVKLYPNMSAVLLHNSQLDHKRIKHPSAIGLEVGQQIQVKYFGRDPTDGRMRLSRKVLQSPAATVVKTLSEKQSITMGTGNGQATSNSS
- the LOC120017953 gene encoding polyribonucleotide nucleotidyltransferase 1, mitochondrial-like isoform X2 is translated as MVTAVSKTKPSPSQFMPLVVDYRQKAAAAGRIPTNHLRRELGTTENEILTSRLIDRAIRPLFPAGYFYDTQVLCNLLAVDGVNDPDVLAINGASAALTLSDIPWNGPIGAVRIGLVDGEFLVNPTRKQMASSTINLIVAGAPLSQVVMIEASAENVLQQDFCHAVKVGVKHTQQIILAIQQMAREAKVTKRTPPKIFSAPEEMIEHTRQLASEKIYAVFTDFTHDKISRDDAINKVRLETEEQMKEKYPHAEPYEVMESFNMVSKEVFRNLVLNEYRRCDGRNLTSLRNISCEADVFKPLHGSALFQRGQTQVLCSVTFDSLESSIKTDIITTALSGVKDKNFMLHYEFPPYATNEIGKMSGMNRRELGHGALAEKALRPVIPKDFPFTIRVTSEVLESNGSSSMASACGGSLALMDAGVPITSAVAGVAIGLISKANPEKPSEIQDYRILTDILGIEDYLGDMDFKLAGTNKGINALQADVKIPGLPLKLVMEAIQQATVAKREILVIMNNTIAKPRANRKENGPVVENVRVPVSRRARFVGPGGYNLRRLQAQTGVTISQVDEETFSVFAPTPGAMNEAQEFITEICKDDQEQQLEFGAVYTATIMEIRDSGVMVKLYPNMSAVLLHNSQLDHKRIKHPSAIGLEVGQQIQVKYFGRDPTDGRMRLSRKVLQSPAATVVKTLSEKQSITMGTGNGQATSNSS